TTCAAAACTCAAAGATGACCTTGTGGAGTAACCCAGGAAGTATATTGTACTAACTGAGAGGTTTCTTGTATTTTTATCTGGTTCCAATGCAAAACTTATCCTTTATGCATGCCGTTAGTTTAATGCTTATCTCCATCAATTTAGCTTTTCAGGCTTTCCCTTGCGCATGACATTATTGCCACCAGAATCACATTTATTGCAGATTTCAATCATGAAATTGCTGAAAGAACAAGTCAATATATTCAGAGAAAACGGCACAATGGAGTCCATCTCGTTTAGAAAGAGAGACATGAAAATactaaaaactgaaaaagctcACGGCACGTTAgtgattaaatttttagttGGAACCTGAGAATCCATTGGGTTCTTTCTGGTTTCAAATCTCAGCCGACGTGTGAGGCATCGCCCTGGCTGAGACGGTGATTTTAATTTAAACGCAAAGGCACCGTACTCAGATCGATGCAGCTCTCTCGCTGTTCACGGTGCACCACATGAAATACCTCAGTGATCACAGTATAGAAGGCAAAATTATAAAGCGAACTTTCGATCCCCCGCGGAGATCAAGATTGGTTTATGTAAACCGGTATTTATATGTTAATCGACTTGTTCTACTCGTATATgagtaatttatttatttttgagaaagCGCTCTCTCTTTGTTTCAGAGGAAGTGCCACCCGTTTTCTATACGTTGTTTTCCATGTGGGTTCATCTCTCCAATCCAATCCGCGTGGGAAACTGGTAACTATTTAATAAATACGTTCAGAATCAAAATAAAAGTAGGTGAGCTACAACCACCAACCTCCGGGTTGCCTACTCCGCCCAAACACTTCACCCGCCGCGGCTCctttcttctctcctcctttccCATCATCTCGGCCGGCCAAGaatcccatcctctcctccccTCCCTCCAATAAGAAAGAATAATGGCCACCGCCAATTCCATCGACAAGAAGCGACAACCCTCGCCAAGTAAGCACTCCTTCCACCATCAcccccccacctctctctctacctatatatctcatatatattatataacatcAGCTCGTAAGGATCTAATTCTAAATTTCTAATAGTGGCTGCAGCGGGATATTTCAAGGTAGCGATCGTGGTGGCGCTGGTGATCGGGGCGGGGAACTGGTTCTACGCGGCGATCCAGCCACCCGAGCCGCGGCCGTGCGGATCGGAGGGGGGCCCGCCCGTGACCGCGCCCAGGATCCGGCTGAGAGATGGCCGGTTCTTGGCCTACTCGGAGACGGGCGTCCCCAAAGAGAGGGCCAGGTACAAGATCATCTTCTGCCACGGCTTTGGCAGCTCCCGGCTCGACGGTCTCCGAACCTCCCCTGTAAGCCTCGCCCCACAAATtaactctcttttttcttctaatgACGCACCGGCCCGGCGCCCCGTGGCCTCCATCCAGGTGTCGGCTACAGGGGTGTAAACATAGGTCATAGGTGATATGCGGAGAAGGTCAATATTTAAATTTTCGAAATCAATTAATTGGCCTGCACCGTCTCATAACTCaaatttgctaaaaaaaaaacattcaaataaatctagaaaacACATTCGGATTGCTGCACTTGCTTGCTTCATTAATCCTAGTCGATAAATCCATTCATTCATCTCAATCGAGGTTAAGTAATCTTGAGAGATTACTAACATAAAAAGATTCATATAACGATTGCATCTGGAAACTGCTACTGATGATTTCGATCATTTCAGTATATGGCAAAAAATGATACCTTTATTATGTTAACATACTGACCATGCGTCAATCTAGATTTGGGATATGGATATATCTGGATGCTAGGAATTGAGCATCTGGAGTAAAAATGTCGACGATTTCAATTATTATATCTTTTCTTGAGAAATACGGAGATGCAATCGGCCAAGGCCAGTTGGCAACCATAACAACAATTTGAGAGAGCCGAGTTGATCCCCGGAAATACTGGTCCTAGaaccataaataaataaaagataaattttattttatttttatacgtTAGGTTTCAgatgtataatttttttttattatatgaaACCAAAAAGAAGAAATGATAAGAAAATTGTAGCTTGTGGGAGTATAAATTTGGGTTTGTTTCGTTTATACTAAATAAAGATGCTAACCCAACTCGGAGATACTGTAGCAACTTGCTCTATGCTTGCCTTAACTCGTTGTTGCTTTTGGATTGCGGATTCGGTGACTTAGAATCATAACAAAAGAATTACCACATGAAACGGGGCAATGGCATTAAATGGACTTGCAGACAGGCAAGTTATTACAGAGCTGGAGCCTCCCTCCTTTTGAAGCCAGAGTTGGCATGTGATTGCATTTATAGCCGAACGGTCATTTGAATTATGCAACCAAACACACAGTAGTAAAGTAGTGAGTGATTCACTAGAGTCCCCAACAATTAAAGATAGCATGCTTGTCTGAAAGATCATGGTCCCAAACTAGAATTTAAAGCAGAATTCTGTAATGACATCCTATGATCTTTATCCTCTTTTACCTTTGCTTCCAAACTCTGTAAAAAATTTAGACttacaaaagcttaagctaataaAGAAAGTTATTAATCCTCGAGGAGAAAGAAAGACGGTCGAGCTTgtgctgcaaaaaaaaaaaaggaatgcaaTAGAGACAGTTTTGAAACGCTAGTCCAGCGGTTGGTGCTCTAATAGGCAGTAGCCCTGGTTTGTGGCTCAATTATAGCGGCTGCTTTGGTAGGTTAGAAGGGAGTCTTTGCTTTTATTTCGTAGTTGGTGGAATTGTTTTCATGAGAGAAGCGTGAGCATAGGGTTTCCCAAGTCACGGAAGAGCTCAAAGGATGCCTCTTCGCCCTTGTGCTCCATCAAAGGTGCAAGCTTCCAAGTTCACAGGGGCTCGAGTGGTTGTACAATCTTTATCTAGGATCAGATTCTGCCTTCATCGAGATTTTTGAGGATTAAGGGCATTTGCCATTTGAGAGGGGACAATAATAGGGTGGGTGGTTCATGGCCAGAAGACCTCTTCTATTactaagagaagaagaaaacaaatatTATATCTTTACAGATTTTGCCTTGTTAAATTCAGGAAGTAGTCTGGACTTCTGAGATTGATGACTTGGTCAACTTTATGTCAActaatttctttcaaaataaaCTGGCGTTGCTGACTTTAACGCTTAAATAGGAAAGGAGAAACCATTAAATTAGTTTGCACAAAGTGTtagagatttgcaccactagAAAGAAAAATGCTGTGTGGCCTTTCATTATGCACAGTATGAAGAGTTCATCATACTCAAAAATGCTTATCTGGCAATTTTATAATCAAGCAACTAAGTTGCACCAATCCCTTTATGGCATGCGGCAAGAGAACTATTTGTGACTTCTGTGCACACATAGTTGGAGCCCCATAGCATTCTTctagtccaaaataaatataattatcCTACTTTTGTTTAGGTTCGAGAGGAGGctactttcaaaaattttcctAATTCTGTTCATGTTATCATATGTCAGCCCTGCAAAATCGCCTCCAAGACTAAGGTGCATAAACCCAACTACCAAATGCCAGCCTAATCAGGCTCTCATGGCATgggaaaaataaattattttaaagatTTTGCAGTTGGACCAAGAGACACCCAAGGAGTCGGCAATATTAGTGCTAGATACGAACAGTGATCAATCAGCAGCAGCAAACAAAGCTAGCTATAAAATACCTaataccataaaaaaaaaatgtaagaaaaaagagagagatacaactaggacggaaaaaaaaaaagcaaaacggAACGCTGTTTAACAACACATTTTAGACGACCCTCTACATTGCTCTTCGAAGTATGGTTTTGCATTTATGAATGATACCCACGTTTTATCATAATATCAAATATATGAATTAAGTTTCAGTGATGACTTTCCGGACAAAACAATGTGAAATTCCTGGGTGCAGGAACTAGTTGAGGAGCTGGGTGTATACATAGTCGGGTATGATCGAGCTGGCTATGCCGAAAGTGATCCGAATCCAAGGCGGTCATTGAGGAGTGAGGCATCGGACATCGCAGAGCTTGCAGATAAGCTGGAGTTGGGGCCTAGAGTTTACCTGGTTGGCTTCTCACTGGGATGTCATGCCGTTTGGGCATCCATCAAGTATAATCCTGGAAGGTAGGTTCCTTTGGTTTTTGATATAGGCGTCGAGAGCCTGTATTCGTGGAGAGGGCCAGGGGCTAGGGTTTGGCAGGAAtaaagatctttttttttctcctacaTATAGAGGACGAGAAATTATTAGTTAGACTTAGTCTACCATATCATCCATAGACTAGTTCAATATGAACTCAACACGTAAAGCCAATAGAAGCTGTAAACTTGAGAAATTACTATTTTACGGATGACGTGGTAGACTAAGTTCATGGATGACTCGTTTACAGCATCTCTTggataatgtgttgaatttttatTGAACCAGTCTACAGATGACGTGGTAGACTAGACTGAGTCTACCTCTCGTGCAGGAGTAGGGCTTGCACTGGTCGATCAGCTCAGAGAAGTTGGTAAACTGAAGAGCAgaaatttttggatgtaggcTGGCCGGAGCTGCACTTCTAGCACCTGTAATAAACTACAGGTGGCCCGGGTTTCCAAAGAATCTCGCGGAAGCGGCTTATAACGAGCAACAGCTGGGAGATCAGTGGGCTTTGAGGGTCTCATACTATGCGCCGTGGTTGCTCCACTGGTGGATGAAGCAGTCCTGGTTGCCTTCCTCGACGGTCATCAAAGGCACCACTTACCTACCCAACCGCTTGGATGCATGGATCCGTGATCAGTCCAAGTCAAATGGAAATTCCGAAAAGGTTGCTGCTTCCCTTCCTCCTTTTCGCCACCATGTTCTTCATCTAACTCATTCTACGCTATGACTAGTCTCTCTTTTGTGATGCAATTTATATATACTCTCCCTCCCTCCATTGGCAGAGGTTGAAACTGGCCACTCAGCAAGGTATCCAGGAGTCGTTCTACCGGGATATGAAGGTAATGTTCGGGAAGTGGGAGTTTGATCCAATGGATCTCTTGCAGCCGTCGTTTCCGGTTCATGTTTGGCAAGGTGATGAAGACGGGCTTGTCCCGGTCGCGCTGCAGCGATACATCTGTGGCCGCCTCAGCTGGATCGACTACCACGAGCTTGCAGCAACTGGGCACTACCTCTCAGCTGTACCTGGCTTAAGTGATACTGTCCTTAAAACCCTTCTTCTGCTTGATCCGTATTCAGCATGAGGAATTCAGTTTGGAAGGGGGAAattctggaaaagaaaaaaaaaacattgctgTTGTTATTGCGAATCAACTTCTGCAACTTATAATTAATCCATTTTTTAGGCTGTTTGGAGATGTCGATCGATACTTTCAGACACTTGGCATGCATGACTAGAAAATAATCGAGTGTCGTCCTCCattttttaaaacaattatTCATTTGTATGCTTGTTTCTTTGGTTTTGTCATCGAAAGAATTTAGAACTTATTGATAGTTTTTGGTTGTTTAAATATCAAAGCATTGAAAATATCGTTACAATAAAAcaaagtatatttattttttgatttgtatcaaagaggaaaaagatttccaacaaaaaaaaggaaaagtttAATTTTGTGATTCTGACATATAATTTGcaaatatcaaaatttattttgaagcCGGATCTTCCAAACTTCGGCACATTTTACATGGAAACTTTCGAACCCGGTTAAGCGGGACCTAGGTTTCTACGAAAACcgcctgttgctggaaattggacccgggggccgccgtgaagccggggaaggaggagctccgctgctgtaggaggcgggcggcggtgcgccggctggctgcgtcctccgccgcggggggtgtgcaagtcctgcaaggaaaaccggtggccgggctctccggcgccggccctccgatgcctaagtcagaggggggcttaactttgaagaagagagagggattgtATGTGGAAGCCCGAAATAATCCCTTTGGGAGGAAGAGGCCTCCTCCCTCTTAGatggagaagctccccttttatagggagagtggccggattacctgtgatgtaactgggcgaattaatgggttaccgtcactgtcagggagctgtcacgattgatcggacccgttggggtggttgaaccgccggccgtggtgggcctggggtccgtagatgacaagtgcattgattgctgagtgaaccggtggtcagaaagagccgtacgctttgatggttcagtgatccggagatcatcttgagccgtgttcatttaatgactgagtgcattggaggcctgagggggtctcatacattaatgatagggtgtgccgaatgcctgcggagatcttgtgccttaatgacttggggatggtggcagattgaggtggagtcatatatttagttgtcagatcctttggagggttaggcggagattggatatttggctaaggcatgggctcggcggggttgcctttctggtcggcgctctctggtctcggccttctgtgctcggccttctgtgctcggcagcctgctgtgctcggcagcctgctgtgctcggcccgctgtgctcggctcgctgtgctcggctcggcctatgagctcgatcacttagaagagcccgatcacttgatgagctacgaaagcggaagagcccgatcactaggatgagctcgagagcggaagagctcgatcacttggatgagtcgaagagcccgatcacttggatgagctcgatcttgctgacggatttggatgctataattgcatttgtggggtggtccattttaccaccaacactaccccccgacttccgagttcgagctgctttttggctcggacgaaggaagtagtccagtcgtcgatcatcctttaatatagccaaatatatataaagatgtacgtgccaagtagggtgtacctctcatgcagttggagtCAAGTGCTCCAGGTTGACTCAGTGGCCTTCTTCGGCTTGTCGTaggaggcgtcgaatggcgttgaaaggcgtcgaatggcgtcgaagtgtcgtcgaatggcgtcgaatgtcgtcgaatggcgtcgaatgacgtcgtatggcgtcgaatgtcgtcgaatggcgtcgaatggcgtcgaatgtcgtcgaatggcgtcgaatggcgtcgaatgtcgtcgaatggcgtcgaatggcgtcgaatgtcgtcgaatgtcgtcgaatggcgtcgaatggcgtcgaatgtcgtcgaatcgGCGTCCCGAGCTTAGCTAGAGCATCATTGGAGACGCATACAGGAGACGGACCTCGTCcgttggcgatcgtgcgccctattcggggcgacgttggtcgttttttggattcttcgacctgaaaatagataaaatattgaaattatttgaagccaaagtggcgtcctgtaccttttggagatattttgatggcttccgagcttcgaagtcccttaggacttagcttggcactagctttctttggctcgattttctggggGAGGTGTTCTGCATTCGGGCTTCGgagcttggcagccttctgagctcggcggcctttggtgctcggccttctgagctcggcggccttcggagctcggccttctgagctcggcggccttcggagctcggccttctgagctcggcggccttctgagctcggcagccttctggaccATGAAAGGATTTAGCTTCATAGTACTTTCTTGGGGTAGAATCTCCTATGAATCTAGCCAGAGGAGCGCTCATCCTTTGGAAGGCATACAAAATAAGGTATCAGCCGAGCTTTCATGATGTACTAAAATCCTTTTTTAAAACCTTGCAATGATGAGGGAAATAGCTACAGCGTCGTCATAAAGAGGGCTCAACACCCTTTTGGTCTTCATCAGAAAAGGAGATGTGACTTTCACAGAGCACGGATGCTTTGAGGAAGCTCTTTTTTCCGAGCTCGGAGCTTCTGGTACCTCTAGTTGCCCGCCCTCTGATGGTATTGATGATGCCCGTGAGAGGTCAGTGGTCATTCTGCTCCTTATGCGGCACTGGATTTTGTTCCTCGGGCTCTCTCCTGTAGGTATGATCACggacaaaataactcaaccgacctcggcggacaagtgcctcgatctcatcacgaagctcgtagcaatcctctgtatcatggccgcgatctcggtggaagcggcagtactttttcgagtgcttccgcgactctgtcggacgcattctcaatggaggtcggaggtagccccgaccctcaatctccatgaggatttctgctcgggtggatgtgagaggagtgtacgtctgaaatttttggaggggagaccccgggcgagctaggctcttgggccaaggaggctctttctcatgccaggggaatctgctacttggttgggagtgctcctggtgcttcttctgcatcttggcaggtcgttcggcttcctcccgccgagaggccatggcttcctcagccttggcgtacttgcgagctcgggtcaacatttcggtgaggttcgcagggaagttcttctcgatagagaagaggaacctgtaagaccgggctccagtctttagtgccgacatggcgattgactggtccagctcccggacttcccatgttgcggcagtaaaccgatccaagtactccttgaaggactctccctcctcttgtttgatgtcaaggagggagtccgacgtccgccgctggggctggctagcggcaaaattactggcaaactgcctgccgagctgctcaaaggaggagacagtactcggcttcaacccggtgaaccaaagccgggccggtcctcggagcgttgctggaaaggctttgcacatcatggcctccgaggttccttgtagggccattaaggcccgataactttccaggtggtcaagggggtcggccctgccgttgtaaggctccacctggggcatcttgaaccgtggtgggaccggttcatcttcgatctccggggagaagggagacttcgtagtgaactcgaagtcgttatcacgtcctgattttctcCTGTGGAGTGCCtgaatttggcgctccagcttttcgaccttcttgtcgagttcatcattctgggggatcgctgcagcggtccgttcaggtgcaggttgccctggaaccgactcagcttctgaaggctgtggccagcctccgtgatctctgactgggtgctctctccagagggaggcctggacttgagagtcctgacctcgaagaggaagcccgcttgtagggggctccggttgaactggagccgggggaggcggtgctgctgggatgcccctgggttgcaagctttggacggcggtagccaacgcctgcacttgctgcaccagggcatcaaattgctccggccgaacctgaggggttgactcggccggaggtggtgagttccggacggaatgctcaggactgggtggaggacgtcgagaggcgttggaagcccctttgcttcttagcttcatggcagcgaactcgggcccttcctctagcgccaactgttgctggaaattggacccgggggccgccgtgaagccggggaaggaggagctccgctgctgtagGAGGCGGgcgacggtgcgccggctggctgcgtcctccgccgcggggggtgtgcaagtcctgcaaggaaaaccggtggccaggctccccggcgccggccctccgatgcctaagtcagaggggggcttaactttgaagaagagagagggattgtATGTGGAAGCCCGAAATAatccccttgggaggaagaggcCTCCTCCCtcttagagggagaagctccccttttatagggagagtggccggattacctgtgatgtaactgggcgaattaatgggttaccgtcactgtcagggagctgtcacgattgatcggacccgttggggtggttgaaccgccggccgtggtgggcctggggtccgtagatgacaagtgcattgattgctgagtgaaccggtggtcagaaagagccgtacgctttgatggttcagtgatccggagatcatcttgagccgtgttcatttaatgactgagtgcattggaggcctgagggggtctcatacattaatgatagggtgtgccgaatgcctgcggagatcttgtgccttaatgacttggggatggtggcagattgaggtggagtcatatatttagttgtcagatcctttggagggttaggcggagattggatatttggctaaggcatgggctcggcggggttgcctttctggtcggcgctctctggtctcggccttctgtgctcggcagcctgctgtgctcggcagcctgctgtgctcggcctgctgtgctcggctcgctgtgctcggctcggcctatgagctcgatcacttagaagagcccgatcacttgatgagcttcgaaagcggaagagcccgatcactaggatgagctcgagagcggaagagctcgattaCTTGGATGAgtcgaagagcccgatcacttggatgagtcgaagagcccgatcacttggatgagctcgatcttgctgacggatttggatgttataattgcatttgtggggtggtccattttaccACCAACACCGCCCAGGTTGTTATTTGTTAACCAAGGATAAGATAAGCGTTCATGTATTGCTCGCTGCTGATGCATGTTCTCAGATTATTCATGGATTCGGGCGCTTCTCCTTTCGTCGGTGATGATGCATTTGTGGGGACGCAACTGATACACAGCATAGGGAAGGTGGATAGCTGatattttcaattatttttttatttgtacaACTCTATAAAATCgctatttagaaaaaaaaattatataagaaaactgaaaaacaagaaaactaaaaaagaaaaaaaaattatatggatGTGAGAACTGAAAAGTGAAGTCGGTACcgtgtaaaaaagaaaaaaattgcacAAGCGCTCGAATGATCAATCATCAAGCCTTTGGcatcatatataataaaattcgtaagaaaactaaaagaaaacattaataTAAGAATATGTTTCCATAAGGGATTCATCTTCATTTTCTTCTGAACACCCCCCAAAAGGAGGAGGAAAGCAATATTTGATCTTTAAGAGTTATCATACACAAATAAGGTATATAAAATTAAGAAAGTTTCCCCCACA
Above is a genomic segment from Phoenix dactylifera cultivar Barhee BC4 chromosome 2, palm_55x_up_171113_PBpolish2nd_filt_p, whole genome shotgun sequence containing:
- the LOC103714162 gene encoding uncharacterized protein LOC103714162 isoform X1 — protein: MATANSIDKKRQPSPMAAAGYFKVAIVVALVIGAGNWFYAAIQPPEPRPCGSEGGPPVTAPRIRLRDGRFLAYSETGVPKERARYKIIFCHGFGSSRLDGLRTSPELVEELGVYIVGYDRAGYAESDPNPRRSLRSEASDIAELADKLELGPRVYLVGFSLGCHAVWASIKYNPGRLAGAALLAPVINYRWPGFPKNLAEAAYNEQQLGDQWALRVSYYAPWLLHWWMKQSWLPSSTVIKGTTYLPNRLDAWIRDQSKSNGNSEKRLKLATQQGIQESFYRDMKVMFGKWEFDPMDLLQPSFPVHVWQGDEDGLVPVALQRYICGRLSWIDYHELAATGHYLSAVPGLSDTVLKTLLLLDPYSA
- the LOC103714162 gene encoding uncharacterized protein LOC103714162 isoform X2 encodes the protein MATANSIDKKRQPSPTGYFKVAIVVALVIGAGNWFYAAIQPPEPRPCGSEGGPPVTAPRIRLRDGRFLAYSETGVPKERARYKIIFCHGFGSSRLDGLRTSPELVEELGVYIVGYDRAGYAESDPNPRRSLRSEASDIAELADKLELGPRVYLVGFSLGCHAVWASIKYNPGRLAGAALLAPVINYRWPGFPKNLAEAAYNEQQLGDQWALRVSYYAPWLLHWWMKQSWLPSSTVIKGTTYLPNRLDAWIRDQSKSNGNSEKRLKLATQQGIQESFYRDMKVMFGKWEFDPMDLLQPSFPVHVWQGDEDGLVPVALQRYICGRLSWIDYHELAATGHYLSAVPGLSDTVLKTLLLLDPYSA